In Chryseobacterium shigense, the following proteins share a genomic window:
- a CDS encoding iron-sulfur cluster-binding domain-containing protein — translation MEQQIYKGKLIQFHPLKIAKKEQLTKNTFSLEFDIPGNLQDNFKFEAGQFVSIKFIAHGTEVINDYSMTSAPYEKKISLGIKVNSSEGATSELFKNYNTGDELMIGEPSGRFTLVSKPNEFRTIVGFAAGIGITPILSHFKNILHNEPRTRLFLFFGNTSSEELIYRDQLDHLVKTYDDRLQIFYFFSREKTADQFFYGRLDEKKLNLIINQILHLDDTDEESTIWDAVDEVLICGKGEMIKSLANACYHHGIPKKNIHFELFEEYNEDIYPVEREFSLIENIEVEFKIFGKEYETHLPDNKEKILQQLLIQKFPVPYSCKSGICGSCECYLEEGEVELLENEYLTEKEEAQGKILACMSIAKSKKIKLNFDLS, via the coding sequence ATGGAACAACAAATCTATAAAGGGAAACTGATACAGTTTCATCCGTTAAAAATAGCGAAAAAGGAACAACTGACCAAAAATACTTTTTCTCTGGAATTCGATATTCCCGGGAATTTGCAGGACAATTTCAAGTTCGAAGCAGGACAATTTGTAAGCATAAAATTTATTGCTCATGGTACGGAAGTTATTAATGATTATTCAATGACATCGGCACCTTATGAGAAAAAAATCAGCCTAGGGATAAAGGTAAACTCTTCTGAAGGAGCTACTTCAGAGTTGTTTAAAAACTATAACACCGGAGATGAACTGATGATAGGAGAGCCTTCCGGAAGGTTTACATTGGTTTCCAAACCAAACGAGTTCAGGACAATCGTTGGTTTTGCAGCAGGAATAGGAATAACCCCGATTTTGAGCCACTTCAAAAACATCCTTCACAACGAACCCCGTACCAGGCTTTTTTTATTTTTCGGCAATACAAGTTCAGAAGAACTTATTTATAGAGATCAACTCGACCATCTTGTCAAAACTTATGACGACAGGCTTCAGATTTTCTATTTCTTTTCACGGGAGAAAACGGCTGACCAGTTTTTCTACGGAAGACTGGATGAAAAGAAGCTGAACCTTATCATTAATCAGATTCTGCATCTGGATGATACTGATGAAGAGTCTACGATATGGGATGCAGTAGATGAAGTGCTGATCTGCGGAAAAGGAGAGATGATCAAATCACTGGCAAATGCCTGCTACCATCACGGAATTCCGAAAAAGAATATTCATTTTGAACTTTTTGAGGAGTACAATGAGGATATTTATCCTGTAGAAAGAGAATTTTCATTGATTGAAAACATAGAGGTTGAATTTAAAATATTCGGAAAAGAGTATGAAACCCATCTTCCTGATAATAAAGAAAAGATCCTTCAGCAGCTGCTGATCCAGAAATTTCCTGTACCTTACTCGTGTAAATCCGGTATCTGCGGAAGCTGTGAATGCTATCTTGAAGAAGGAGAGGTGGAGCTGCTTGAAAATGAGTACCTCACCGAAAAGGAAGAAGCGCAGGGAAAAATACTGGCATGTATGTCTATTGCAAAAAGTAAAAAAATAAAGCTTAACTTTGATCTTAGTTGA
- a CDS encoding iron ABC transporter permease, with protein sequence MSKKFKILCLLLTAAIIFTAVINLNTGFLSLGIQDFFQNTAQSQIAEIRVNRILVMLLAGISIPTSGFLMQEYFQNPLAGPDILGITSVASLSVAFYIFFSHDFLIPEFLQNSFLSLSAIAGSFVLMLILLSMSNRFQDKSYLIIFGFLVSAFAGAVVSLLQFYAENQSLKNYILWSFGANNMVTRNQIYVLSILVFTGMFFCFKTIKPLIGNSLGTSYAQSLGVNLNQLKILIIASSSLLSASITAFLGPILFIGIIVPHFCRLIYNPSKLWQQWILNMFLGMLVMMLFSVIAEKTQIPLNVISSVFGIPVILLMLLKQNNA encoded by the coding sequence ATGTCAAAAAAATTCAAAATCCTGTGTTTACTGCTGACAGCTGCCATTATTTTTACTGCTGTGATCAACCTGAATACAGGATTTTTAAGTTTGGGTATACAGGATTTTTTTCAGAATACTGCTCAAAGCCAGATTGCGGAGATCCGTGTCAACCGTATTCTGGTGATGCTTTTAGCCGGAATTTCGATTCCTACTTCCGGTTTCCTGATGCAGGAATATTTTCAAAACCCGCTGGCTGGTCCGGATATTTTAGGAATTACCTCTGTAGCCAGTTTATCGGTAGCCTTTTACATTTTCTTTTCCCATGATTTTTTAATCCCGGAATTTCTGCAAAACAGTTTTCTCAGTCTTTCAGCTATTGCGGGAAGCTTTGTTTTGATGCTGATCTTGCTTTCCATGTCGAACAGATTTCAGGATAAATCTTATCTTATTATATTTGGATTTCTTGTTTCGGCATTTGCAGGTGCTGTTGTTTCATTATTACAGTTCTATGCAGAAAATCAAAGTCTGAAAAACTATATTTTATGGTCTTTCGGTGCTAATAATATGGTGACAAGAAACCAGATCTATGTATTATCTATTCTGGTTTTTACAGGAATGTTTTTTTGTTTTAAAACCATAAAGCCATTGATAGGCAATTCTTTGGGAACTTCTTATGCACAGAGTTTGGGAGTTAATCTTAATCAGTTAAAAATCCTGATCATTGCATCTTCTTCCCTGCTTTCAGCTTCTATTACAGCCTTTCTGGGACCTATTTTATTTATTGGGATCATTGTTCCACATTTCTGCAGGCTGATCTATAATCCGTCCAAATTATGGCAGCAATGGATTCTTAATATGTTTCTTGGAATGCTGGTGATGATGCTTTTCTCTGTAATAGCTGAAAAAACACAGATTCCGTTGAATGTGATAAGCTCTGTATTTGGAATCCCTGTTATTTTGTTGATGCTTTTAAAACAGAATAATGCTTAA
- a CDS encoding MarR family winged helix-turn-helix transcriptional regulator codes for MDNNKEKIENVDLVLKQTWLAVSKMYTELAQEHDSTAVQALTLLKIDPKEGTRSTNLGPKMAIEPTSLTRIIKLLEDNGYIYKEKTTADKREVIIKLTDKGLNSRNMSKEVVVNFNKKVMEKIAPEKIETFKEVMSEIMKIANELLNNRK; via the coding sequence ATGGATAATAATAAAGAAAAAATAGAAAACGTAGATTTAGTTTTGAAGCAGACCTGGCTGGCTGTTTCTAAGATGTACACAGAACTTGCCCAGGAGCATGATTCTACAGCTGTACAGGCCCTCACTCTTCTTAAAATTGATCCCAAAGAAGGAACCCGGAGTACCAATTTAGGTCCTAAAATGGCTATTGAACCCACTTCTTTAACCAGAATTATCAAACTTCTGGAAGATAACGGATATATCTATAAGGAAAAGACCACTGCCGATAAAAGGGAAGTGATTATCAAACTTACAGATAAAGGATTGAATTCAAGGAACATGTCAAAAGAAGTGGTCGTTAATTTTAACAAAAAAGTGATGGAAAAGATTGCTCCGGAAAAGATTGAAACCTTCAAGGAAGTAATGTCTGAAATCATGAAGATTGCCAACGAACTATTAAACAACAGGAAATAA
- a CDS encoding BamA/TamA family outer membrane protein, with amino-acid sequence MSCKHYKNSPQKYYKIISFATFVGLLYACSTTKKVPEGEYLLTRNNFKFEDKKESFDEELKDYVQQKPNKKQLLFMPLSLGFYNMANPKYDTLLNEYMTYPSEMRNQKLRDSLFLKYDMKSSVGKTLFMDRLFHSWGTPPVILDQTRSEKSAESIKKRLIYRGFWDPDVSFKHALDTASRKAAVDYFIRHNDPTYIKDYYYNITDPTVKGLYWQKLDKSLIRSGQRLDQTVLEKEVTRITDLMRENGYYRFNSSNEEIYFVADSLKSKKQVPLTLEIHKDSADHPYKVATIGNIDVAIVNEAGDFPKNTVKDSLRRIRFHKMDNSYKTASLWRAVIVDSKKVYDQKSLDLTKRNFIAMNNFSILKARDSLRRGGGTSPNDSIVDVLYVLKPLPKYELKLGTDINYSQILNLGVSPSVDLTTRNVFKGAENLSTSISGTFGSIRSTKNIDKRELAYEISAQASLNFPRLLLPFNYYKLLPKRYTPTSSILLGASVQNNIGLGRVNFNTGLNYQANVNDQVSHRLTLFNTQVSLTKNKDAYYDYFSNDEDIRKDVFAGYFAGKPELGAQFNSGQVSIDYVSEEILKDIDYITSLDKPGQDLILAFMGSLVNKDRQTQDVLISSMIYNFVYNEIGKKDYPNAFYFNGKIELAGNILSIFNQKRDAGGVVTSPQRTIFGIPYAQFVKFDIDTRKYFKFNGNQTLVLRQFIGVGIPYGNSTDMPVIKSYFNGGSNDIRAWVAFGGLGPSDSQIDERVRTYMTNNVKLTTNIEYRVPFNEMYEGALFTDIGNTWSIRKPDGTGGYGDEFKFNKFLGQMGIGSGFGLRVNVAYITFRLDLAYKIYDPNKPEGDRWRFKNFQPFKPTLNIAFGYPF; translated from the coding sequence ATGAGCTGTAAGCATTATAAGAATTCTCCTCAAAAATATTATAAAATTATCTCATTTGCAACATTTGTTGGTCTCCTTTATGCGTGCAGTACAACCAAAAAAGTTCCGGAAGGCGAATATCTGCTTACCAGGAACAACTTTAAGTTTGAAGATAAGAAAGAATCTTTTGATGAAGAACTGAAAGATTACGTTCAGCAGAAGCCCAATAAAAAGCAGCTTCTTTTCATGCCTCTGAGTTTGGGATTTTATAATATGGCCAATCCTAAATATGATACCCTGCTTAATGAATACATGACTTATCCCAGTGAAATGAGAAATCAAAAATTAAGAGATTCTCTTTTCCTTAAATATGATATGAAAAGCAGTGTGGGAAAAACACTTTTTATGGACCGTTTGTTTCACAGCTGGGGAACTCCGCCTGTAATTCTTGATCAGACGAGAAGTGAGAAAAGTGCTGAATCTATTAAAAAAAGACTTATTTACAGAGGTTTTTGGGATCCTGATGTCAGTTTTAAACATGCCCTTGATACTGCATCAAGAAAAGCTGCCGTTGATTATTTCATCAGGCATAATGATCCTACATATATTAAAGATTATTACTACAATATTACAGATCCTACCGTTAAAGGTCTCTACTGGCAAAAGCTCGACAAGAGTCTTATAAGATCCGGGCAAAGGCTTGACCAGACCGTTCTTGAGAAAGAAGTAACAAGGATTACAGACCTGATGCGTGAAAACGGATATTACAGGTTCAACAGTTCCAATGAAGAGATTTATTTCGTGGCAGATTCCCTGAAAAGTAAAAAACAGGTTCCTCTTACACTGGAAATTCATAAGGATTCTGCAGACCATCCTTATAAAGTAGCAACCATAGGAAACATTGATGTAGCAATTGTTAATGAAGCTGGCGATTTTCCTAAAAATACGGTGAAGGACAGTTTAAGAAGAATAAGGTTCCATAAAATGGACAACAGCTACAAAACAGCTTCTTTATGGAGAGCTGTGATTGTAGACAGTAAGAAAGTTTATGATCAGAAAAGCCTTGACCTAACGAAGAGAAATTTCATTGCAATGAATAACTTCAGTATTCTGAAAGCAAGGGATTCCCTGAGAAGAGGCGGCGGTACTTCACCTAATGACAGTATTGTTGATGTACTTTATGTACTAAAACCGCTTCCTAAATATGAGCTTAAGCTGGGAACGGATATCAATTATTCCCAGATTCTTAATCTTGGGGTATCCCCTTCCGTAGACCTTACCACCAGAAATGTCTTCAAAGGGGCGGAAAACCTTTCTACAAGTATTTCAGGAACATTCGGATCTATCAGAAGTACAAAGAATATTGATAAAAGAGAGCTTGCCTATGAAATTTCAGCACAGGCTTCCCTTAATTTCCCGAGACTTCTGCTGCCATTCAATTATTATAAGTTACTTCCCAAAAGATATACCCCGACCTCTTCCATACTTTTAGGAGCTTCGGTACAGAACAATATTGGTTTGGGAAGAGTAAACTTCAATACCGGACTGAATTACCAGGCGAATGTAAACGACCAGGTTTCACACAGACTTACCCTTTTCAATACGCAGGTCAGCCTTACGAAAAACAAAGATGCTTATTATGATTATTTCAGTAATGATGAAGACATAAGGAAAGATGTGTTTGCAGGTTATTTTGCAGGTAAACCTGAACTTGGAGCACAGTTCAATTCCGGACAGGTAAGCATTGATTATGTTTCTGAGGAAATTCTGAAAGATATAGATTATATAACATCGCTGGACAAACCGGGACAGGATCTTATTTTAGCATTTATGGGATCACTGGTTAATAAAGACAGACAGACCCAGGATGTCCTTATTTCTTCCATGATCTATAATTTTGTTTACAATGAGATTGGTAAAAAAGATTATCCAAACGCTTTCTATTTTAACGGTAAAATAGAGCTTGCCGGTAATATTTTAAGCATATTCAATCAAAAAAGAGATGCCGGAGGTGTTGTAACCAGTCCGCAGAGAACAATCTTCGGAATTCCTTATGCCCAGTTCGTCAAGTTTGACATCGATACCAGAAAGTATTTTAAGTTTAATGGCAACCAGACGTTGGTTTTACGCCAGTTCATCGGGGTAGGTATTCCTTACGGGAACTCTACAGATATGCCTGTTATTAAGTCTTATTTCAATGGTGGATCTAATGATATCAGGGCTTGGGTAGCATTTGGAGGATTAGGACCTTCAGATTCTCAGATTGATGAAAGAGTCCGTACCTATATGACGAATAACGTAAAGCTAACCACCAATATAGAATACAGGGTTCCGTTCAATGAAATGTATGAAGGAGCACTATTTACCGATATAGGAAATACATGGAGCATCAGGAAACCGGATGGAACCGGTGGCTACGGTGATGAATTCAAATTCAATAAATTCTTAGGGCAAATGGGGATCGGCAGCGGTTTCGGTTTAAGGGTAAATGTAGCATACATCACTTTCAGACTTGATCTCGCTTATAAGATCTATGATCCGAATAAACCTGAAGGTGACCGTTGGAGATTTAAAAATTTCCAGCCTTTTAAACCTACCCTGAATATTGCATTCGGATACCCTTTCTAA
- a CDS encoding ABC transporter ATP-binding protein: MHLQIRQVDIGYDQTLISNANADLKLGDVCLLIGNNGVGKTTLIKSILHQISLLSGEILMGQKNIKTLSVKEIAEYIAVVFSKSNVPQHYTVEDLISLGKYIYYPFYFELKKEDRDEVAQIINDLELSQYKHTLLKNLSDGNLQKAFIGRAITQNSPVIILDEPTTHLDEKNKLIILKTLRKLAKEQNKIILFSSHDWRLAKEFADKIWYVKDNQLFSGIVEEVLLQHEELINVSLFQVNESFVPPSIDAPPVHKEMLYSLLQKNFEKDLSALHFEYKNGFWGILTGTTKQQYESFEEIVNFVKNVH, encoded by the coding sequence ATGCACCTACAAATCAGACAAGTCGATATAGGCTACGACCAGACTTTAATTTCAAATGCCAACGCAGATCTGAAACTGGGTGACGTATGCCTTCTGATTGGAAATAACGGTGTGGGAAAAACAACGCTTATCAAATCTATTTTACATCAGATTTCCCTTTTAAGCGGTGAAATTTTAATGGGTCAGAAAAATATAAAAACCCTTTCCGTTAAAGAAATTGCAGAATATATAGCTGTTGTATTTTCAAAATCAAATGTTCCGCAGCATTATACAGTTGAAGACCTTATTTCGCTGGGAAAATATATTTATTATCCATTTTATTTTGAGCTTAAAAAAGAGGACAGGGATGAAGTTGCACAAATCATCAATGACCTGGAACTGAGCCAGTATAAACATACCCTTCTTAAAAACCTTTCAGACGGGAATTTGCAGAAAGCGTTCATCGGACGAGCCATCACTCAAAATTCTCCGGTAATTATCCTGGATGAGCCAACAACCCACTTGGATGAAAAGAACAAGCTCATCATTTTAAAAACTCTGCGCAAACTGGCTAAGGAACAAAATAAAATCATCCTATTTTCTTCCCACGACTGGAGATTGGCTAAAGAATTCGCAGACAAGATATGGTACGTAAAAGATAACCAGCTTTTTTCAGGGATTGTGGAAGAAGTGCTGCTTCAGCATGAAGAGCTTATTAATGTTTCATTATTTCAGGTGAATGAAAGTTTTGTTCCCCCTTCCATTGATGCACCGCCTGTTCACAAAGAAATGCTATACTCTTTATTACAGAAAAATTTCGAAAAAGACCTTTCAGCCCTACATTTTGAGTATAAAAATGGTTTTTGGGGTATCCTCACCGGCACCACCAAACAACAATATGAATCTTTCGAAGAAATAGTCAATTTCGTTAAAAACGTTCATTAA
- a CDS encoding vancomycin high temperature exclusion protein, which produces MRNIFNLGFVSAEIGILLICLCNAWVFGLTNGRTYTKISKIPPREIALVLGTSPKMRSGLSNPYFTKRMDAAALLYHHGKIKKIIVSGEKSKGYNEPAAMKNYLVNQEGVPEDIIIEDPKGFNTYKSILRCKDVYKKIDVIIVSQGFHNLRALFFARNNNMNALGFDAQDVTKPESYYRNQIREVFARVVAVVYFILGISPD; this is translated from the coding sequence ATCAGGAACATATTTAACTTAGGTTTTGTTTCAGCGGAAATAGGGATTCTGCTGATATGTCTTTGTAATGCCTGGGTTTTCGGGCTTACAAACGGGCGTACCTATACCAAAATCTCCAAAATTCCCCCACGGGAAATTGCCCTTGTGCTGGGAACTTCTCCCAAAATGAGATCCGGCCTGTCCAATCCTTATTTTACCAAAAGAATGGATGCGGCGGCACTTCTTTATCATCACGGAAAAATCAAAAAAATTATTGTAAGCGGAGAAAAAAGCAAAGGATATAATGAACCTGCTGCAATGAAGAATTATCTGGTAAACCAGGAAGGAGTTCCTGAAGATATTATTATTGAAGATCCGAAAGGGTTTAATACCTATAAAAGCATCTTGCGCTGTAAAGACGTCTATAAAAAGATAGACGTAATTATTGTATCACAGGGGTTCCATAACCTGCGTGCCCTGTTTTTTGCAAGAAATAATAATATGAATGCGCTGGGTTTTGATGCACAGGATGTTACAAAGCCTGAAAGTTACTACAGAAACCAGATCAGGGAAGTATTTGCCAGAGTGGTTGCTGTAGTATATTTCATATTGGGAATTTCTCCGGATTAG
- a CDS encoding 3-hydroxyacyl-CoA dehydrogenase/enoyl-CoA hydratase family protein, which yields MKRRIKHVTVLGSGIMGSGIAAHFANIGVEVSLLDIVPFELTEAEQKKGLTKDDKAVRNRIASENFEKLKKASPALLYSPKFADRIKVGNFDDDLQKIKNTDWIIEVVVEKLDIKKSVYEKIEQFRKSGTLISSNTSGIPIHFLTEGRSDDFKKYFAGTHFFNPVRYLPLLEIIPTNDTDPEIVDFYMTYGAKFLGKTTVLAKDTPAFIANRIGVFSMMDLLHNVQKLGLTVSEVDKLTGPVIGRPKSATFRTADVVGLDTLVMVANGVRQSGAEANNFNDVFALPGYIQKMMDNKWLGSKTEQGFYKKVKNAEGKSEIHGLNLDTLEYELQGKSSFPTLELTKNIDKPIDRFKVLIGGKDKAGELYRKSLGALFAYVSHKVPEISDEVYKIDDAMRAGFGWENGPFEIWDAVGVQKGIELAKDAGYEVSDWVKNVESFYKVNDEGQSIFVDKNSGQYNTIPGQDAFIILDNIRKNKTLWSNSGAAIEDLGDGIINFEIRSKMNSLGGEVLDGLNRAIDLAEKEYDGLVVGNQGANFSVGANLAMILMMAIEQDWDDLNMAIAYFQKSMMRVRYSSIPVVVAPHGMTLGGGCEMTMHADRVVAAAETYIGLVETGVGVIPGGGGTKELTLRTSREFHSDDVKNNRLREAFMNIAMGKVATSAYEAYDMGILEKGKDIVSVSKNRQIAEAKKVAKLLAEQGYTQPIEQKVKVLGKDALGMFYVGTDQMLTGNFISEHDKKIADKLANVMVGGNLSEPTVVTEQYLLNLERETFLQLCGERKTLERIQYMLQNGKPLRN from the coding sequence ATGAAAAGAAGAATCAAACATGTAACGGTTCTTGGTTCAGGAATTATGGGCAGCGGTATTGCGGCACATTTCGCCAATATTGGTGTGGAAGTGTCCCTTTTGGATATCGTTCCTTTTGAACTGACAGAAGCTGAACAGAAAAAAGGTTTGACCAAAGATGACAAAGCGGTAAGAAACAGAATTGCTTCTGAGAACTTTGAAAAACTGAAAAAAGCTAGTCCTGCCCTTCTCTATTCTCCCAAATTTGCAGATAGGATTAAAGTAGGAAATTTTGATGATGATCTTCAGAAAATCAAAAATACAGACTGGATCATTGAAGTAGTTGTTGAAAAGCTTGACATTAAGAAATCTGTTTATGAAAAAATTGAACAGTTCAGAAAATCAGGAACATTAATTTCTTCTAATACATCAGGAATTCCTATCCACTTTTTGACGGAAGGAAGAAGCGATGATTTCAAAAAATATTTTGCAGGAACACACTTCTTCAACCCGGTAAGATACCTTCCACTTCTGGAAATTATCCCAACAAACGATACAGATCCGGAAATTGTAGATTTCTACATGACGTATGGAGCCAAATTCCTGGGAAAAACAACCGTTTTAGCTAAAGATACTCCGGCATTTATTGCCAACAGAATCGGGGTTTTCTCTATGATGGATCTTCTTCACAATGTACAGAAATTAGGATTAACCGTTTCTGAAGTTGATAAATTGACAGGACCTGTAATCGGACGTCCAAAATCAGCCACATTCAGAACAGCTGACGTTGTAGGTCTTGATACATTGGTGATGGTAGCCAACGGTGTACGCCAGAGCGGTGCTGAAGCCAATAATTTCAATGATGTTTTTGCCCTTCCTGGTTATATCCAGAAAATGATGGATAACAAATGGCTGGGTTCCAAAACTGAGCAGGGATTCTATAAAAAAGTAAAAAATGCAGAAGGAAAATCTGAAATCCATGGGTTAAACCTCGATACATTAGAATATGAACTTCAGGGGAAATCTTCCTTCCCTACTTTAGAATTAACTAAAAATATAGATAAACCAATTGACAGATTTAAAGTTTTAATTGGTGGAAAAGATAAAGCAGGAGAATTATACAGAAAATCTTTAGGGGCATTATTCGCATACGTTTCTCATAAAGTTCCTGAAATCTCTGACGAAGTTTATAAAATTGACGATGCCATGAGAGCCGGGTTCGGATGGGAAAACGGTCCGTTTGAGATTTGGGATGCTGTAGGCGTTCAAAAAGGTATTGAACTGGCAAAAGATGCCGGCTATGAAGTTTCAGACTGGGTTAAAAATGTAGAGAGCTTCTATAAAGTAAATGATGAAGGTCAGAGCATTTTCGTTGATAAAAATTCAGGACAATACAATACAATTCCAGGTCAGGATGCATTCATCATCTTGGATAATATCAGAAAAAATAAAACACTTTGGAGTAATTCCGGAGCAGCTATCGAAGATCTTGGTGACGGTATCATCAACTTCGAGATCCGTTCAAAAATGAACTCTCTTGGAGGCGAAGTTCTTGACGGATTAAACAGAGCCATTGATTTAGCTGAGAAAGAATATGATGGTTTAGTTGTAGGAAACCAGGGAGCCAATTTCTCTGTGGGAGCCAATTTAGCAATGATCCTGATGATGGCCATCGAACAGGACTGGGATGATCTGAATATGGCAATCGCTTACTTCCAAAAATCCATGATGAGAGTACGTTACTCCTCTATTCCTGTAGTTGTTGCCCCTCACGGAATGACCCTTGGTGGTGGTTGCGAAATGACCATGCACGCAGACAGAGTTGTAGCAGCAGCAGAAACTTACATTGGTTTAGTTGAAACCGGAGTTGGTGTAATTCCTGGCGGCGGCGGGACTAAAGAACTTACATTAAGAACTTCCAGAGAATTCCACAGTGATGATGTTAAAAACAACAGACTTCGTGAAGCCTTCATGAACATTGCTATGGGTAAAGTAGCCACTTCAGCCTACGAAGCTTATGATATGGGAATTCTTGAAAAAGGAAAAGATATTGTATCCGTAAGCAAAAACAGACAGATCGCCGAAGCTAAAAAAGTAGCAAAATTATTGGCAGAGCAAGGTTATACCCAACCTATCGAGCAAAAAGTAAAAGTTTTAGGAAAAGACGCTTTAGGAATGTTCTACGTAGGAACAGACCAGATGCTTACCGGAAACTTCATCTCTGAGCACGATAAGAAAATCGCAGACAAATTAGCTAACGTTATGGTCGGAGGAAATCTTTCTGAACCAACCGTAGTAACTGAACAATACCTATTGAACCTTGAAAGAGAAACATTCCTTCAGCTTTGCGGTGAAAGAAAAACTCTGGAGAGAATTCAGTACATGCTTCAAAATGGAAAACCGTTGAGAAATTAG
- a CDS encoding TrmH family RNA methyltransferase, whose protein sequence is MLTAHTIKILQSLDKKKFRQKYNLFLVEGNKIICELSESNIKVKEIFSTDPQKLDRTDSSIIQITENELKKISFLKTPKDSVAVCYLPEEKNTEDKDIQLVLDGIQDPGNLGTIIRLADWFGIEQIICSEDTVDVYNPKVIQATMGSFTRVNIIYTNLVKYLSETENINIGTDMDGENIYSFERPGKLNLILGNEGNGMRPETEKLLQKCITIPRFGKSQSTESLNVSMAAGIILGQLFSK, encoded by the coding sequence ATGCTTACAGCTCATACAATAAAAATTTTACAGTCTTTAGATAAAAAGAAGTTCAGACAAAAATACAATTTGTTTTTGGTTGAAGGTAATAAAATCATTTGTGAACTTTCTGAATCTAATATTAAAGTTAAAGAAATATTTTCTACTGATCCGCAAAAATTGGACCGGACAGATTCTTCTATCATCCAGATCACTGAAAATGAGCTGAAAAAGATCAGTTTCCTTAAAACTCCTAAAGATTCTGTAGCGGTTTGTTACCTGCCTGAAGAGAAAAACACAGAAGATAAAGACATTCAGCTGGTTCTTGACGGAATTCAGGATCCGGGGAATCTGGGAACTATTATCCGCCTGGCAGACTGGTTCGGAATAGAGCAGATTATTTGCAGCGAAGATACTGTGGATGTGTATAATCCTAAAGTAATTCAGGCTACCATGGGCTCTTTTACCCGCGTGAATATTATTTACACAAATCTTGTAAAATATCTTTCAGAAACAGAAAATATCAATATAGGAACGGATATGGATGGCGAAAATATTTATTCTTTTGAAAGACCTGGAAAACTTAATCTTATTCTTGGTAATGAAGGAAACGGAATGAGACCGGAAACGGAGAAACTTCTTCAAAAATGCATCACAATCCCAAGATTCGGGAAATCCCAGTCTACAGAAAGCCTGAATGTTTCTATGGCAGCGGGGATTATACTGGGGCAGTTATTTTCTAAGTAG
- a CDS encoding TlpA family protein disulfide reductase yields the protein MKKIILSTLILTALYSCKKDGQKTENTAIEDSVTVSENTASSASGAYVSKELSPEDLGKFLAQKNDTLYVTNFFATWCGPCIREIPHFKNKMQELHGKPVKFTFINLDDKSEWNSSVKTFAQENNLAGNIILLDGQKLDATFFSNNFKQWDGGSIPFTYLRKGDKTDEYLGMMTEEVLNSKVDALLK from the coding sequence ATGAAGAAGATAATTTTATCCACGCTTATCCTCACTGCACTTTACAGCTGTAAAAAAGATGGTCAGAAAACGGAAAACACGGCTATTGAAGATTCCGTTACTGTATCAGAAAATACAGCTTCTTCTGCATCAGGAGCTTATGTTTCAAAGGAACTTTCTCCTGAGGATCTCGGAAAATTTCTGGCTCAGAAAAATGATACTTTATATGTAACTAATTTCTTTGCAACCTGGTGTGGACCATGCATAAGAGAAATTCCTCATTTTAAGAACAAAATGCAGGAACTACATGGAAAACCTGTAAAATTTACATTTATCAATCTTGATGATAAATCTGAATGGAACAGTTCAGTGAAAACATTTGCACAGGAAAATAATCTTGCCGGTAATATCATTCTTTTGGATGGGCAGAAGCTGGATGCTACTTTTTTCAGTAATAATTTCAAACAGTGGGACGGCGGATCCATTCCTTTTACCTATCTGAGAAAAGGAGATAAAACTGATGAATACTTAGGTATGATGACCGAAGAAGTGCTGAACTCTAAAGTTGATGCACTTTTAAAATAA